A single genomic interval of Helianthus annuus cultivar XRQ/B chromosome 13, HanXRQr2.0-SUNRISE, whole genome shotgun sequence harbors:
- the LOC110902372 gene encoding putative ripening-related protein 7, protein MTINSFEKGGDGGGPSECDGQYHSDNTLIVALSTRWYNHGKRCHKFIKINYKDRSVKAKVVDECDSTRGCKDDIVDASKAVWKALRVPKSEWGLTSVTWSDA, encoded by the coding sequence ATGACCATCAACAGCTTCGAGAAGGGTGGGGATGGCGGAGGGCCGTCTGAGTGTGATGGCCAGTATCATTCAGACAACACACTAATTGTGGCATTGTCCACCCGTTGGTACAATCACGGAAAAAGATGTCATAAGTTCATTAAAATAAACTACAAAGATAGAAGCGTAAAAGCTAAGGTTGTTGACGAGTGTGACTCGACTAGAGGATGTAAAGATGATATTGTGGACGCATCAAAAGCTGTTTGGAAAGCCCTTCGTGTGCCTAAAAGTGAATGGGGTTTAACCTCAGTCACTTGGTCAGATGCATGA
- the LOC110900377 gene encoding putative ripening-related protein 1, with amino-acid sequence MKQFTIVFLIFISLLVIVSISSTNAQSSNTDATMTINSFEKGGSGGGPSECDGHYHSDDTLIVALSTRWYNGGQRCFKNININYSGRTVQAMVVDECDSTRGCKDNIVDASKAVWKALAVPKSEWGETSVTWSDA; translated from the coding sequence ATGAAGCAGTTCACAATTGTCTTTCTCATTTTCATCTCTCTACTTGTTATTGTTTCCATATCGTCTACAAATGCTCAATCTAGTAACACGGATGCAACGATGACGATTAACAGCTTCGAGAAAGGCGGGAGCGGCGGCGGGCCATCCGAGTGTGATGGCCACTACCACTCAGATGATACGCTAATTGTAGCATTGTCCACGAGGTGGTACAACGGTGGACAAAGATGCTTTAAGAATATTAATATAAACTATAGTGGTAGAACTGTACAAGCTATGGTGGTAGATGAGTGTGATTCTACTAGGGGATGCAAAGATAACATTGTTGATGCGTCTAAAGCCGTTTGGAAGGCCCTTGCGGTCCCTAAGAGTGAATGGGGTGAAACATCTGTAACTTGGTCAGATGCATGA